A single Euzebya rosea DNA region contains:
- a CDS encoding sensor histidine kinase: MGALETLRRREWTIAWVRWSAAALAAGQILVGGPVAAAPTVAIIALLAAVGLGVAVADRRLNTAAAWRQVSAVLMAVDLLATLGLVLAGLLQGNDELWVLLVLVVLAAALRYRVRGALAVALGAGLANGLLELLVDGGEPGPVILGRLLVLLVVGGFAGSLARELDVERRLYQRMAEASQDIVAKRDEDAILGALARHVNEALGGRRATVHRHTLTGWEEVQLPDVLSVDRDGGGPPLLTDEEGGVSATLHRLTWQQGTGRQPNRLTLPIRLPERPAEYVVAVEVTGPRPSALAEGALMSLAESSAVSLATRDLIRHQEASNRRLERLEALRTRFVATVAHDLRSPLTTVKGVARILRGRREQVAPERVDAMLESVERQANRLNRLADDLLDAARLDSDALELKLADVSIDDILRSVVEDAGDEVVLLGAPGLVVEADGPRLERVVWNLVTNALKYGRPPVHLSTEADEDHVRISVRDHGRGLDPPQVDNLFQDFAGSGDPDSVGLGLAIVWELVEAHGGRVDYRPADPGADFVISIPRERPSGDAVR, translated from the coding sequence GTGGGTGCTCTGGAAACCCTTCGCCGACGCGAGTGGACCATCGCCTGGGTGCGATGGTCAGCCGCTGCCCTGGCTGCCGGGCAGATCCTTGTCGGCGGCCCGGTCGCTGCTGCCCCGACCGTGGCCATCATCGCGCTCCTCGCGGCCGTCGGACTGGGCGTCGCCGTCGCCGACCGGCGGCTGAACACCGCCGCGGCGTGGCGACAGGTCAGCGCCGTCCTGATGGCCGTCGACCTGCTGGCGACCCTCGGCCTGGTCCTCGCCGGCCTGCTGCAGGGCAACGACGAGCTGTGGGTCCTGCTCGTCCTCGTCGTGCTCGCGGCGGCGCTGCGCTACCGGGTCCGGGGCGCCCTGGCCGTGGCGCTCGGTGCAGGACTGGCCAACGGGCTGCTGGAGCTGCTCGTCGATGGGGGCGAACCCGGCCCGGTGATCCTGGGTCGGCTGCTGGTCCTGCTCGTGGTCGGCGGCTTCGCCGGGTCCCTCGCCCGTGAGCTGGACGTCGAGCGACGGCTGTACCAGCGCATGGCCGAGGCCTCGCAGGACATCGTCGCCAAGCGCGACGAGGACGCCATCCTCGGGGCGCTTGCCCGCCACGTGAACGAGGCCCTTGGCGGCAGGCGCGCCACGGTCCATCGCCACACCCTGACCGGCTGGGAGGAGGTGCAGCTGCCCGACGTGCTGTCGGTCGACCGCGACGGCGGCGGGCCACCGCTGCTCACCGACGAGGAGGGAGGGGTCAGCGCCACACTCCACCGGTTGACCTGGCAGCAGGGGACCGGCCGGCAACCCAACCGGCTGACCCTGCCGATCCGGCTTCCAGAGCGGCCCGCGGAGTACGTCGTGGCCGTCGAGGTGACCGGCCCCCGCCCGAGCGCCCTCGCCGAGGGTGCCCTGATGTCCCTGGCCGAGTCCTCGGCGGTGTCGCTGGCCACCCGGGACCTGATCCGCCACCAGGAGGCGAGCAACCGACGGCTCGAGCGGCTCGAGGCGCTCCGGACCCGGTTCGTCGCCACCGTGGCCCATGACCTGCGGTCGCCGCTGACCACCGTCAAGGGGGTCGCCCGGATCCTGCGTGGTCGTCGCGAACAGGTCGCCCCCGAACGGGTCGACGCGATGCTTGAGTCCGTCGAACGGCAGGCCAACCGCCTGAACCGGCTTGCCGACGACCTGCTGGACGCGGCGCGGCTGGACTCCGATGCGCTGGAGCTCAAGCTCGCCGACGTCTCGATCGACGACATCCTCCGGTCGGTCGTGGAGGACGCCGGCGACGAGGTCGTGCTCCTCGGTGCGCCCGGCCTGGTCGTCGAGGCCGACGGTCCCCGGCTGGAACGCGTCGTGTGGAACCTCGTCACCAACGCGCTGAAGTACGGGCGTCCCCCGGTGCACCTGTCGACCGAGGCCGACGAGGACCACGTGCGGATCAGCGTCCGCGACCACGGCCGCGGCCTGGATCCCCCGCAGGTCGACAACCTCTTCCAGGACTTCGCCGGCAGCGGGGATCCCGACAGCGTCGGGCTGGGCCTTGCGATCGTGTGGGAGCTCGTCGAGGCCCACGGGGGTCGGGTCGACTACCGCCCTGCGGACCCGGGCGCCGACTTCGTCATCAGCATCCCCCGTGAACGTCCCTCCGGGGACGCTGTCCGATGA
- a CDS encoding phytoene desaturase family protein, with protein sequence MSASSPRRAVVVGAGVGGLATAARLAAAGLSVTVVEQADTVGGKLGLRSVDGYRFDTGPSLVTLPWTLAATLEATGVALEDVLDLQRLDPIARYRFGDGSWLDADADEARFVRRLEAEVHPGAGVQWTALMDRAHAMWDASADRVLQQPLDGVTDLLRLAATPRDIATIAPHRSLRSLGREHLSDPRLRQLLDRYATYSGSDPRKAPAVLATVAWAEREWGGWYVRGGLRRIGEVLADRVRACGGSIRTGTRVTGVRVDPGPSGGRVRGVTLEGGEVLDADVVVLNADAGQVVARLLPDRLTGGLRRRLRVAPRSLGGFVMLLGIVEDDAGLAHERLAHHTVLFAERYDEEFDALFGRRPRYADRPTVYVAVADDSAVAPAGHRAVFVLVNAPRTDQVATPPPGYGDRILALMAERGVDLRDRIVLREERSPADLERDTLTPGGAIYGTSSNGPLAAFLRPPNHGPAEGLYLVGGSSHPGGGLPLVLMSARIVAESVLTPG encoded by the coding sequence GTGAGCGCCTCGTCCCCGCGCCGGGCCGTCGTCGTCGGGGCGGGCGTCGGCGGGCTGGCCACCGCCGCTCGCCTTGCTGCGGCGGGTCTGTCGGTGACGGTGGTGGAGCAGGCCGACACCGTCGGCGGCAAGCTCGGCCTGCGATCGGTCGACGGGTACCGCTTCGACACCGGCCCGTCGCTGGTCACCCTGCCGTGGACGCTCGCCGCGACGCTGGAGGCGACCGGCGTGGCGCTGGAGGACGTGCTGGACCTGCAGCGGCTGGACCCAATCGCCCGCTACCGGTTCGGTGACGGCTCCTGGCTGGACGCCGACGCCGACGAGGCCCGCTTCGTGCGACGGCTGGAGGCGGAGGTCCACCCGGGTGCCGGTGTGCAGTGGACGGCCCTGATGGACCGTGCCCACGCGATGTGGGACGCCTCGGCCGACCGCGTGCTCCAGCAGCCGCTGGACGGCGTCACCGACCTGCTCCGACTGGCAGCCACCCCCCGCGACATCGCCACGATCGCGCCGCACCGATCGCTGCGGTCGCTCGGCCGGGAACACCTCTCCGACCCGCGGCTCCGGCAGCTGCTCGACCGCTACGCCACCTACTCGGGGTCCGACCCACGGAAGGCACCGGCCGTCCTCGCCACCGTGGCGTGGGCCGAGCGGGAGTGGGGCGGCTGGTACGTCCGCGGTGGCCTCCGGAGGATCGGCGAGGTGCTGGCCGACCGGGTGCGGGCGTGCGGCGGATCGATCCGGACCGGAACACGCGTGACCGGCGTCCGCGTGGACCCCGGTCCGTCCGGTGGCCGCGTGCGTGGCGTCACCCTCGAGGGTGGAGAGGTGCTGGACGCCGACGTCGTGGTGCTCAACGCCGACGCCGGGCAGGTCGTGGCACGGCTGCTGCCCGATCGGCTGACCGGTGGGCTGCGCCGACGGCTGCGGGTGGCGCCCCGGTCGTTGGGGGGGTTCGTGATGCTGCTCGGGATCGTCGAGGACGACGCGGGGCTGGCCCACGAGCGGCTGGCCCACCACACCGTGCTGTTCGCCGAACGGTACGACGAGGAGTTCGACGCCCTCTTCGGTCGTCGTCCCCGGTACGCCGACCGGCCGACGGTGTACGTGGCCGTCGCCGACGACTCGGCGGTTGCCCCGGCGGGCCACCGGGCCGTGTTCGTGCTGGTCAACGCCCCCCGCACCGATCAGGTCGCGACCCCGCCGCCGGGCTACGGCGACAGGATCCTGGCGCTGATGGCCGAGCGCGGCGTCGACCTCCGGGACCGCATCGTGCTGCGCGAGGAACGCTCCCCCGCCGACCTCGAGCGCGACACGCTGACCCCCGGCGGCGCCATCTACGGCACCTCCTCCAACGGGCCGCTCGCGGCGTTCCTGCGGCCGCCCAACCACGGGCCGGCCGAGGGCCTGTACCTGGTCGGCGGATCCTCCCACCCCGGCGGCGGCCTGCCGCTCGTGCTGATGAGCGCCCGCATCGTCGCCGAGTCCGTCCTGACCCCGGGCTGA
- a CDS encoding carotenoid biosynthesis protein codes for MTVLDGLRRHPVPAALGAAAVLLQILYPLVQGPGRDRLTVVTVVVFSAASLSHAVVARGWRAAARLAAVFVGGGLLVEVVGVATGWPFGDYAYSDRLGWQVADVPVVIPFAWMMLGYPALVVARRITARPGPGILLGGVALASWDLFLDPQMVAEGYWTWFGDGPHLVDGIPVSNYAAWLAIALLMAALAWGATGTWDDRDDAVPLGLYLWTWAGSTLAHAAFFGLPVSALYGGAGMGAVVAVLWWSQRDHTEVVGEVERVGS; via the coding sequence GTGACCGTGCTCGACGGGCTGCGCCGCCACCCCGTCCCGGCCGCGCTGGGCGCTGCCGCGGTGCTCCTGCAGATCCTCTACCCGCTCGTGCAGGGCCCGGGGCGCGACCGCCTGACCGTCGTGACCGTCGTGGTGTTCTCCGCGGCGTCGCTGTCGCACGCCGTCGTGGCCCGCGGATGGCGGGCGGCCGCTCGGCTGGCCGCGGTCTTCGTCGGCGGTGGCCTGCTCGTCGAGGTCGTCGGGGTGGCCACCGGCTGGCCGTTCGGGGACTACGCCTACAGCGACCGGCTGGGCTGGCAGGTCGCCGACGTCCCGGTGGTGATCCCGTTCGCGTGGATGATGCTGGGGTATCCGGCGCTGGTCGTGGCCCGTCGGATCACCGCCCGTCCCGGCCCGGGCATCCTCCTCGGCGGGGTGGCGCTGGCCTCGTGGGACCTGTTCCTGGACCCGCAGATGGTCGCGGAGGGCTACTGGACCTGGTTCGGTGACGGCCCCCACCTGGTCGACGGCATCCCGGTGAGCAACTACGCGGCATGGCTGGCCATCGCCCTCCTGATGGCCGCGCTCGCGTGGGGGGCCACCGGCACGTGGGACGACCGCGACGACGCGGTGCCCCTCGGGCTGTACCTGTGGACGTGGGCGGGCAGCACGCTGGCCCATGCCGCCTTCTTCGGCCTGCCGGTCTCGGCCCTCTACGGTGGGGCCGGTATGGGTGCAGTCGTCGCTGTCCTGTGGTGGTCGCAACGCGACCACACCGAGGTCGTGGGCGAAGTGGAGCGAGTCGGATCGTGA
- a CDS encoding TetR/AcrR family transcriptional regulator has product MAETPMSGKGAQTRKKLLDAAQAELVEAGGNLEVAAVARRAGTSIGLTYRYFQNKGALAAAVVNDFFDRQDEAVLMAQIEAPTWRKREQRRIELMVAFHYAEPLAPVALGGLAREPEVAAVMVERQAMQAAIVAANIARGQDLGEVPDNIDPTIAGPMVMGAIREALRVALAAGDRLGADALTREILRFVDAATGGHRDG; this is encoded by the coding sequence ATGGCGGAGACACCGATGTCCGGCAAGGGCGCGCAGACGCGGAAGAAGCTGCTCGACGCGGCCCAGGCCGAGCTCGTCGAGGCAGGCGGCAACCTCGAGGTTGCCGCCGTGGCCAGGCGTGCCGGCACCTCCATCGGGCTGACGTACCGCTACTTCCAGAACAAGGGCGCCCTGGCCGCCGCCGTGGTCAACGACTTCTTCGACCGCCAGGACGAAGCGGTCCTGATGGCCCAGATCGAGGCGCCGACGTGGCGCAAGCGCGAGCAGCGGCGCATCGAGCTGATGGTCGCCTTCCACTACGCCGAGCCGTTGGCCCCCGTGGCACTCGGTGGGCTGGCCCGCGAGCCCGAGGTGGCTGCGGTGATGGTCGAGCGGCAGGCGATGCAGGCCGCCATCGTGGCCGCCAACATCGCCCGCGGACAGGACCTCGGCGAGGTGCCGGACAACATCGACCCGACGATCGCCGGGCCGATGGTCATGGGCGCGATCCGCGAGGCACTCCGTGTGGCGCTCGCGGCGGGGGACCGGCTGGGTGCCGACGCGCTGACCCGCGAGATCCTGCGGTTCGTCGACGCGGCGACCGGCGGCCACCGCGACGGCTGA
- a CDS encoding CDP-alcohol phosphatidyltransferase family protein, whose protein sequence is MIGFILLAAALVALVVAAVVTAERPAVAVPDREGYFDKWQPLHGGVDPRANPWLRGWLAMGYAVARPLARRGVQPDVLTFTSTWIALAAIVVATHGGRWQMLAGWLIVFSGLGDTLDGAVAVATERTTKWGYVLDSAVDRLNDVLYLIAVWIVGGEAWIVLTAGVAFFMLEYVRARGRNAGGSEIGTVTIGERALRVICCSIAVHWGGVFLSLDTFIANVSISILAVVSLIGLGQVVVAVRRDLLALGGDSSTLAP, encoded by the coding sequence ATGATCGGATTCATCCTCCTGGCGGCGGCGCTCGTCGCGTTGGTCGTGGCCGCCGTCGTCACGGCCGAGCGGCCCGCGGTGGCCGTGCCCGACCGGGAGGGCTACTTCGACAAGTGGCAGCCCCTGCACGGCGGCGTCGACCCGCGGGCCAACCCGTGGCTGCGCGGCTGGCTGGCGATGGGCTACGCGGTGGCACGGCCGTTGGCACGCCGCGGCGTGCAGCCGGACGTGCTGACGTTCACCTCCACCTGGATCGCGCTGGCTGCCATCGTCGTCGCCACCCACGGTGGCCGCTGGCAGATGCTCGCCGGCTGGCTGATCGTCTTCAGCGGGCTCGGCGACACCCTCGACGGCGCGGTGGCCGTCGCGACGGAGCGGACCACGAAGTGGGGCTACGTGCTGGACTCCGCCGTGGACCGCCTCAACGACGTGCTGTACCTGATCGCCGTCTGGATCGTCGGTGGCGAGGCGTGGATCGTGCTGACGGCCGGCGTGGCGTTCTTCATGCTGGAGTACGTCCGGGCCCGCGGACGCAACGCCGGGGGCAGCGAGATCGGCACCGTCACGATCGGCGAGCGTGCCCTGCGGGTCATCTGCTGCTCGATCGCCGTGCACTGGGGCGGCGTGTTCCTGTCCCTCGACACGTTCATCGCCAACGTCTCCATCAGCATCCTGGCCGTCGTCAGCCTGATCGGGCTCGGACAGGTGGTCGTCGCCGTCCGCCGCGACCTGCTCGCCCTCGGCGGGGACAGCTCGACCCTGGCGCCGTAG
- a CDS encoding glycosyltransferase, whose protein sequence is MTDRWTPLDGAVAVGGVAAAGLAAHSVLNWRLLRKPPATPTPEEHRPSVSVLIPARDEADRLGPTLEAVLSQEGVDLEVLVLDDGSTDDTAVVARGVADGDRRFRLLNGRAVPDGWLGKPFACWQLAEAARGEVLVFVDADVTLRPGALAACVDMLHQGEMDLLSPYPRQVAHGVAERLVQPLLQWSWLTFLPLRLAERSASPSMTAGNGQLIVARADCYRAAGGHQQVRAEVIEDVELARAFKRAGLRVGMADGTDLATCRMYHGWAELREGYSKSLWKAFGSRGGATFAIGMLALLYVVPPLGMLLGIGLRRRRLALLGAAGYLSAVAGRAHVAHRTRSPVVDALAHPASIGMLAWLVRESWRRKALGALSWKGRPVT, encoded by the coding sequence GTGACCGATCGTTGGACCCCCCTCGACGGGGCCGTGGCTGTCGGTGGGGTGGCAGCCGCAGGCCTGGCCGCGCACTCGGTCCTCAACTGGCGGCTGCTCCGCAAGCCACCGGCGACCCCGACCCCGGAGGAGCATCGTCCGTCGGTGTCGGTGCTGATCCCGGCACGCGACGAGGCGGACCGGCTGGGTCCGACCCTCGAGGCGGTGCTGTCACAGGAGGGTGTGGACCTGGAGGTGCTGGTCCTCGACGACGGGTCGACCGACGACACGGCGGTCGTGGCCCGCGGGGTGGCCGACGGCGATCGCCGGTTCCGCCTGCTCAACGGACGGGCGGTGCCCGACGGGTGGCTGGGCAAGCCGTTCGCCTGCTGGCAGCTGGCCGAGGCCGCCAGGGGTGAGGTGCTGGTCTTCGTGGACGCCGACGTGACGTTGCGGCCCGGCGCGCTGGCCGCCTGCGTGGACATGCTCCACCAGGGCGAGATGGACCTGCTCAGCCCCTACCCCCGCCAGGTCGCCCACGGTGTGGCCGAGCGGCTCGTCCAGCCGCTGCTGCAGTGGTCGTGGCTGACGTTCCTCCCCCTCCGGCTCGCCGAGCGCAGCGCGTCACCGTCGATGACCGCCGGCAACGGCCAGCTCATCGTGGCCCGCGCCGACTGCTACCGGGCAGCCGGCGGCCACCAGCAGGTGCGAGCCGAGGTGATCGAGGACGTCGAGCTGGCGCGGGCGTTCAAGCGGGCCGGCCTGCGGGTCGGCATGGCCGACGGCACCGACCTGGCGACCTGCCGGATGTACCACGGCTGGGCGGAGCTCCGGGAGGGGTACAGCAAGTCGCTGTGGAAGGCGTTCGGCAGCCGCGGGGGCGCCACGTTCGCCATCGGCATGCTGGCCCTCCTGTACGTCGTCCCGCCGCTGGGCATGCTCCTCGGCATCGGGCTGCGCCGACGGCGGCTGGCCCTGCTCGGGGCCGCCGGGTACCTGTCCGCCGTCGCCGGACGCGCCCACGTCGCCCACCGGACCCGATCCCCCGTCGTCGACGCGCTCGCCCACCCGGCGTCGATCGGGATGCTCGCCTGGCTCGTGCGGGAGTCGTGGCGCCGCAAGGCGCTCGGCGCGCTCAGCTGGAAGGGCCGACCGGTCACGTGA
- a CDS encoding LLM class F420-dependent oxidoreductase, giving the protein MRLGLNLGYSGSSIDNALPLVQHADEVGIDSVWAAEAYGSDAVTVLSYIAARTENIKLGSAILQMPGRTPANTAMTAMTLDALSHGRMLLGLGLSGPQVVEGWHGVPYGKPLTRTREYVEIVRTIIKREEALEYTGEEYQIPYVGEGATGLGKPLKSILHPVRNEIPIYLASIGPKNIQLTAEIADGWLPIFYSPEREDIFNENLDAGFDAVGRDGSDFDIAPTCYVAMGDDVDACRDMLRPMFALYIGGMGAKGKNFYFNLACRYGFEEAATQIQDLYLEGKKAEATALVPDALVDECALVGPMDRIVDRLEAWKESRVGTLILGTMQPEVLEPLVNAL; this is encoded by the coding sequence ATGCGCCTCGGCCTCAACCTCGGCTACTCAGGATCCTCGATCGACAACGCGCTGCCCCTCGTGCAGCACGCCGACGAGGTCGGCATCGACTCCGTGTGGGCCGCCGAGGCCTACGGCTCCGACGCCGTGACCGTGCTGTCCTACATCGCGGCGAGGACCGAGAACATCAAGCTGGGGTCGGCCATCCTGCAGATGCCGGGCCGGACCCCGGCCAACACCGCCATGACGGCGATGACGCTGGATGCGCTCAGCCACGGTCGCATGCTGCTCGGGCTCGGGCTGTCGGGCCCCCAGGTCGTGGAGGGCTGGCACGGCGTGCCCTACGGCAAGCCGCTGACGCGCACCCGCGAGTACGTCGAGATCGTCCGCACGATCATCAAGCGCGAGGAAGCCCTGGAGTACACGGGCGAGGAGTACCAGATCCCCTACGTCGGCGAGGGAGCGACGGGGCTCGGCAAGCCGCTGAAGAGCATCCTCCACCCGGTCCGCAACGAGATCCCGATCTACCTGGCCTCCATCGGCCCGAAGAACATCCAGCTGACCGCCGAGATCGCCGACGGCTGGCTGCCGATCTTCTACTCCCCCGAGCGCGAGGACATCTTCAACGAGAACCTCGACGCGGGGTTCGACGCCGTCGGCCGCGACGGCAGCGACTTCGACATCGCCCCGACCTGCTACGTCGCGATGGGCGACGACGTCGACGCCTGCCGCGACATGCTGCGGCCGATGTTCGCCCTCTACATCGGTGGCATGGGCGCCAAGGGCAAGAACTTCTACTTCAACCTGGCCTGCCGCTACGGCTTCGAGGAGGCCGCGACACAGATCCAGGACCTGTACCTGGAGGGCAAGAAGGCCGAGGCCACCGCGTTGGTCCCCGACGCCCTGGTCGACGAGTGCGCGCTGGTCGGTCCCATGGACCGGATCGTCGACCGGCTGGAGGCGTGGAAGGAATCCCGCGTCGGCACGCTGATCCTCGGCACGATGCAGCCCGAGGTCCTCGAACCCCTGGTGAACGCGCTCTAG
- the ilvD gene encoding dihydroxy-acid dehydratase — MDRPRSTDVTDGPTKAPARAMLRAVGMTEADFDKPQVGVASSWNEVTPCNMPLSRLAKGSKVGVRDNGGFPIEFNTVAVSDGIAMGHEGMRTSLVSREVIADSVETVMHAERLDGMVTWAGCDKSIPGMAMAAARMDLAAVCMYGGTIMPGELDGQKIDIKDVFEAVGAHAAGTITDERLHAIESNACPGEGSCGGMYTANTMASALEAMGLSLPGSASPPAIDPRRAAFAEQAGAAVMGLLEKGIRARQIITKASIENAIAVVMAVGGSTNAVLHLLAIAHEARVELSLDDFDRIGRKVPHIVDSKPHGRFLMSEIDAAGGIPVVMSMLLERGLIDGSCMTVTGRTVEENLNDLTDTPAADGDVIRDLDHPINADGGLAVLRGSLAPMGAIVKIAGVDEMVFEGTARVFDGEQAAMEYVLDGRLVPGDFMVIRYEGPKGGPGMREMLAVTAAVKGAGRGGDVALVTDGRFSGATHGLSVGHCAPEAVDGGPIGLVQDGDTIRLDISARTMDLLVDEATLEARRATVKHPEPRYTTGVLAKYAKLVSGAELGAVTG; from the coding sequence ATGGATCGCCCCCGCAGCACCGACGTGACCGACGGCCCCACCAAGGCGCCCGCACGAGCGATGCTCCGCGCCGTCGGCATGACCGAAGCGGACTTCGACAAGCCCCAGGTGGGCGTGGCGTCGTCGTGGAACGAGGTCACCCCGTGCAACATGCCGCTGAGTCGGCTGGCCAAGGGGTCCAAGGTCGGCGTCCGCGACAACGGCGGGTTCCCGATCGAGTTCAACACCGTCGCGGTCTCCGACGGCATCGCGATGGGCCACGAGGGCATGCGGACCTCGCTGGTCTCCCGCGAGGTCATCGCTGACTCCGTCGAGACCGTCATGCACGCCGAGCGCCTCGACGGCATGGTCACTTGGGCCGGCTGCGACAAGTCGATCCCCGGCATGGCCATGGCGGCTGCACGCATGGACCTCGCCGCGGTCTGCATGTACGGCGGCACGATCATGCCGGGCGAGCTGGACGGCCAGAAGATCGACATCAAGGACGTCTTCGAGGCCGTCGGCGCCCACGCGGCCGGGACGATCACCGACGAGCGCCTGCACGCCATCGAGTCCAACGCCTGCCCGGGCGAGGGGTCCTGCGGCGGCATGTACACGGCCAACACGATGGCCAGCGCCCTGGAGGCGATGGGCCTGTCGCTGCCGGGTTCGGCCTCGCCGCCCGCCATCGACCCGCGTCGGGCCGCCTTCGCCGAGCAGGCCGGCGCCGCCGTGATGGGGCTGCTGGAGAAGGGCATCCGTGCCCGTCAGATCATCACCAAGGCCTCCATCGAGAACGCCATCGCCGTGGTCATGGCGGTCGGCGGGTCCACCAACGCGGTCCTGCACCTCCTGGCGATCGCCCACGAGGCGAGGGTCGAGCTGTCCCTCGACGACTTCGACCGGATCGGCCGCAAGGTCCCCCACATCGTGGACTCCAAGCCGCACGGCCGGTTCCTGATGAGCGAGATCGACGCGGCCGGCGGCATCCCGGTGGTCATGTCGATGCTGCTTGAGCGCGGCCTGATCGACGGGTCGTGCATGACGGTGACCGGCAGGACCGTCGAGGAGAACCTCAACGACCTGACCGACACCCCGGCCGCCGACGGCGACGTCATCCGCGACCTGGACCACCCGATCAACGCCGATGGCGGCCTGGCCGTCCTGCGCGGGTCGCTGGCCCCGATGGGCGCCATCGTCAAGATCGCCGGCGTCGACGAGATGGTCTTCGAGGGCACCGCCCGGGTGTTCGACGGCGAGCAGGCTGCCATGGAGTACGTCCTGGACGGCCGTCTGGTCCCCGGCGACTTCATGGTCATCCGCTACGAGGGCCCCAAGGGCGGTCCCGGCATGCGCGAGATGCTGGCCGTCACCGCGGCAGTCAAGGGCGCCGGACGCGGCGGCGACGTTGCGCTGGTCACCGACGGCCGGTTCTCCGGAGCCACCCACGGCCTGTCGGTCGGCCACTGCGCCCCCGAGGCCGTCGACGGCGGCCCCATCGGGCTGGTCCAGGACGGCGACACCATCCGGCTGGACATCTCCGCCCGCACGATGGACCTGCTGGTGGACGAGGCGACGCTGGAGGCCCGCCGCGCGACGGTGAAGCACCCCGAACCCCGCTACACCACCGGCGTCCTGGCCAAGTACGCCAAGCTGGTCAGCGGCGCGGAGCTGGGCGCGGTCACCGGCTGA
- a CDS encoding HpcH/HpaI aldolase/citrate lyase family protein codes for MSATVRPRRTCLAVPGSSTKMLAKAAGMAVDEVFLDLEDSVAVGEKAQARKNVIQALEEQDFGDKTVVVRVNAVDTHFCYRDLVEVVEAAGQHIDCIMVPKVQEPGQLEFVDHMLRMIEQQVGIEHRIGLEAQIEDAEGLTNIDDIAICSERLETLILGPGDMSAALGMPSTTLGERSDTYPGDIWHHVLMRILVAARAAGLQAIDGPYARIKDDAGLREVAGMAKAMGYDGKWVLHPAQVDIVNDVFSPTQEEFDHATDLLAAYEKATGADARGAVMFGDVMIDEASRKMAEVIAGRGQAAGMTHS; via the coding sequence ATGTCCGCCACCGTCCGTCCCCGTCGCACCTGCCTTGCGGTCCCGGGATCCAGCACCAAGATGCTGGCGAAGGCCGCCGGCATGGCCGTCGACGAGGTCTTCCTCGACCTCGAGGACTCCGTGGCCGTCGGCGAGAAGGCCCAGGCGCGCAAGAACGTGATCCAGGCGCTGGAGGAGCAGGACTTCGGCGACAAGACCGTCGTGGTCCGCGTCAACGCCGTGGACACCCACTTCTGCTACCGCGACCTCGTCGAGGTCGTCGAGGCGGCCGGCCAGCACATCGACTGCATCATGGTCCCCAAGGTCCAGGAGCCGGGCCAGCTGGAGTTCGTCGACCACATGCTGCGCATGATCGAGCAGCAGGTCGGCATCGAGCACCGCATCGGCCTCGAGGCCCAGATCGAGGACGCCGAGGGCCTGACCAACATCGACGACATCGCCATCTGCTCCGAGCGCCTCGAGACGCTGATCCTGGGCCCCGGCGACATGTCGGCGGCGCTCGGCATGCCGTCCACCACCCTGGGCGAGCGGTCCGACACCTACCCCGGTGACATCTGGCACCACGTGCTGATGCGCATCCTCGTCGCCGCCCGCGCCGCTGGCCTGCAGGCCATCGACGGGCCGTACGCCAGGATCAAGGACGACGCCGGCCTGCGCGAGGTCGCCGGCATGGCCAAGGCGATGGGCTACGACGGCAAGTGGGTCCTGCACCCCGCCCAGGTCGACATCGTCAACGACGTCTTCTCCCCCACCCAGGAGGAGTTCGACCACGCCACCGACCTGCTGGCCGCCTACGAGAAGGCCACCGGCGCCGACGCGCGTGGTGCGGTCATGTTCGGCGACGTCATGATCGACGAGGCCAGCCGCAAGATGGCCGAGGTCATCGCCGGACGCGGCCAGGCCGCCGGCATGACCCACAGCTGA